In a single window of the Acyrthosiphon pisum isolate AL4f chromosome X, pea_aphid_22Mar2018_4r6ur, whole genome shotgun sequence genome:
- the LOC100569818 gene encoding zinc finger protein 271-like — protein MNTVDRPYLCDICDKAFTTNGTLTRHQRTHMGEKPYLCNVCDMSFANKGSLKTHYRTHTGERPYPCDICDKTFATSGTLTIHQRTHTGERPYPCDVCNKAFATNGTLTIHQRTHTGERPYPCDVCDKVFATNGTLKIHQRTHTGERPYLCDICDLSFASRFNLKSHRRTHMGDRLYLCDVCNKTFAQSEDLIYHHRTHSHQHPLFSTDAPIKDTMLSICIVL, from the coding sequence ATGAACACGGTTGACAGACCGTACTTGTGTGACATATGCGATAAGGCTTTCACCACAAATGGAACCCTTACAAGACACCAGCGAACACACATGGGTGAGAAACCGTACCTGTGTAACGTATGTGACATGTCCTTCGCTAATAAAGGATCTCTGAAAACACATTATCGGACGCATACTGGTGAGAGACCGTATCCGTGTGACATATGTGACAAGACTTTTGCCACAAGCGGAACTCTGACAATTCACCAACGGACGCATACCGGGGAGAGACCATATCCATGTGATGTATGTAATAAGGCTTTTGCTACAAACGGAACTCTGACAATTCACCAGCGGACGCATACTGGGGAGAGACCGTATCCGTGTGACGTATGTGACAAGGTTTTCGCCACAAACGGTACTCTAAAAATTCACCAGCGGACGCACACGGGTGAGAGACCATACCTGTGTGATATATGTGACTTGTCGTTTGCGAGTAGATTCAATCTGAAGTCACACCGGAGGACGCACATGGGTGACAGACTGTACTTGTGTGACGTATGCAACAAGACGTTCGCCCAAAGTGAAGATCTGATTTATCACCATCGGACACACTCACACCAGCATCCGCTATTTTCCACGGACGCACCAATAAAGGACACAATGCTGTCTATTTGTATTGTCTTATga